The genomic interval CGGTCGAGGTTACGGGCGACGCGATACTCCATCTCCTGAGTTTGTTCGTTGCGCAGCATCAGGTAACCCCGCTCGGCACCGGTCAGCCGTAGCACGGTGTCCATGGCTTGGCTCAGCACTTCATCGAGATCGAGTGTGCTGTTGATCAGGGCGGCGGTCTGGGTCAGGGCACGGAGCTGGCGGAGGGCCTCCTCCTCCTCTTTCAGGCCATTGATCAGGTCCTGCATGGCGATCTGAGCATCTTCCAGCAGGGTGAATACAGCAGAGGGCAGGGTCATGCCCCGCTGGCGCAGAATCTCGCGCTGGGAGAGCAACACGCCCTGCAAATTGTGGAGGTTGCGGCCCAGAACCTGGGCTTCCTGGCGGATCGTATCGGTCGGCCTGAACTGTGTGGTCATCTTACCCCCGACCTGCAGCAGGTCTCCGGGCATGGTGGCTTGGTTGACGTCGGGCATGCGGCGCATTGCTGTCTGTTGCGGACATGTATCACTTGCCGGGCGGGTAGTTGACCGGGCAACGGTCCGCTGTTCACACAGGTCGGGTACCCTGTGTGCCAGGCGGCCAGCGTGAACGCCGCAGCAGATAACTGTTCGCTGGCTCAGGAGGCATTATACCCGGCGGATAAGGCCGTGCAACAGCGACCTTATGTCGGGGGCCGGAATTGATGGGTAGAATCACGTTTGGATAGGGCTGGACAACCAGGGCAGGATGCCGCCTGGCAACAGCTTTCCGCAACCTGTGGGGGGATAGCTGCATCAAAGGAAGGTGTCACCGGCCGGGAATCCGTCGCCGGGCTTCAGTGGTATATGCTCGCGTCCCGGACACGAGCGAGTCTCTATGTTCCGGGCTGACAAGGGACGTTCCGGGTGAATCAGGCGCTTGTACGACGGGTAGGCTTCAACGCCTGCTGGAGGGAGAACGGTAACAGGTGCGTAAGGAAAAAGTGATCATCATCGGTTCTGGCCCTGCCGGGCTGACGGCGGCGCTCTATGCCGCACGAGCAAATCTCAATCCCCTGGTGCTGGCTGGAGACCTTCTGGGGGGCCAGATTTCGCTAACCAGCGAGGTGGAGAACTATCCCGGTTTTCCGCAGGGGGTGAGCGGGGCAGAACTGGTTGGGCTGATGAAAACGCAGGCTGAGCGCTTTGGCGCACGCCTTGAGTATGATTCGGCGGTGGCAGTCGATTTCAGCAAGGGATCGCCCTTCTACCTGAAGACCACCATGGCCGAGTATGAAGCGGAAGCGGTCATTGTGACGGTGGGCGCCTCTCCGCGCAAGTTAGGTGTGCCCGGCGAGGCAGAGTTCACCGGGCGCGGTGTCAGCTACTGCGCAACCTGCGACGGTTTCTTTTTCAGGGGGAAGGATGTCGTTGTAGTTGGCGGCGGCGATAGCGCGCTGGAGGAGGGCCTGTTTCTGACCAAGTTTGCCAGCAAGGTGACGATCATCCATCGGCGTGACCAGCTGCGGGCCGGGGCAACCCTGCAGGCGCGTGCGGCCACAAATGCGAAGATCGGCTTCATCTGGGATACGGTGGTGACAGCTATTGAGGGCGATGGTACCGTGCAGCGGGTGAGACTGCATAACCGCAAGACCGGCGAAGACAGCGTCCTGCCAACGGATGGCGTGTTTATCTTTATCGGCCACGATCCGAATAACTCGATTTTCAGGGATCAGCTGGCAATGGATCAGGACGGCTATGTCATCACCGACAAGCAGATGCGCACCAGTGTAGAGGGGGTTTTCGCGGCGGGCGAGATTCAGGATCGACTTTACCGCCAGATTGCGACATCGGTAGGGCAGGGTGCAGCGGCGGCGATGATGTGTGAGCGCTGGCTGGCCGAGCGCGGAAGTTGATCCGCCCTGGCGAATACGGCGGTGATCAGAGGGGCTGCTACAGGGCAGCCCTTTTTTGTGCTTAATGCGTTTTGTCGCACGATGGCGCATTGCCGGGTACAATAGCGCCGTTTTGAGGAGGGGCGTCTATGAACCTGATGGAATATGTGCGGATCATCACCCGCCGGCTGTGGATTATCGTGTTGTTGATGGCGCTGACCATGGCCGCGGCTTTTGTCCTGAGTCGTATCCAGACGCCAATTTACCGCGCAACGCAGAAGATTCTGATGCAACCCTCGCGAATCGACTTTGGTCTGGCGGAGGCGACGACGCGGTTGATGCGATCGTACGTGGTTTTTCTGGATAGCGACGATCGCGCACGGGAGGTTATTGACGCGCTGAAGCTTGATATGACGCCGGGAGAACTGCGTCAACACGTGACGGTTGACACCGATGAAAGCCGCCTGTTGATCACGATTGACGTTGACCTGCCTGATGGCAATCTGGCCAACGACGTAGCCCGGCAATGGGGCAACCTGTTCATTGAGTGGCGTAACGAGGAGAATCAGCGCACCCGCTATGAGGATCGTATCCGGGCATCCCTGGTGGACTACCCCACGTACAGCCAGATTGTGCCACGAACAGCAGTCAACGTGGCGGCGGGAGCGGTGCTGGGGCTGATTCTGGGTGGCATGATTGTGTTTGTGCTGGAATACTTTGAATCCAATATCATCCGCCAGCGGGATGATGTTCTCCGCTCGCTGGATGTTCCGGTGCTGGGCACGATCCCGGCGGAAGAAACGCGGTCTTAGGGGGGCAAAAGGAGACAGGCAAGACCAATGGCTACCGTAGGCTTGATCATGCTCGCCGAGCCGCAGTCAGCTGCAGCTGAAGCGTACCGTGCGCTGCGGACGAACCTGCTGTTTTCTACCGTGGATCGCCCGGCCAATACCCTGGTGATCACTGGCCCGACGCCTGAGGTGGGCAAGAGTACTGTCGCCGCCAACCTGGCGATTACCCTGGCACAGGGTGGGCATGAAACCATTCTGGTGGACTGTGACCTTCGCCAGCCCCGGCAGCACGAGTTGTGGGGCGTGGATAACCAGCGCGGTCTGACAACGATGATGCTTGATCCGGCAGCTCTGGCGCAGCCGCCCCTGCAATCCGTCAACGTGGAACACCTGAGCATATTGCCCGGTGGCCCCTTGCCCCCTAATCCCGCCGATCTGCTGGGTAGCCGGCGGATGGATGAGGTGATTGGCGTGTTGAAGGCGCGGGCGGAGTTTGTCCTGTTTGATGCGCCGCCGGTGCTGGCAGTGGCCGATGCCGCGATTCTGGGTTCCAAAGTGGATGGTGTGCTGTTGGTCGTGCGGGCGGGGCAAACCCGGCGCGATCAGGCCATCCGGGCAAAGGAGTTGTTGGACCAGGTGCACATTCGAATCGTCGGCAGCGTGCTCACCAACGCTCCACGTGACGCGGCAGTGGCCGGTTACTATGCCTAGAGGGTGAGTGAGCGCATGAAAGGTCTGATTCTGAGCGGCGGCAAGGGCACCCGGCTCTATCCGCTAACCTATACACGCGCCAAACAGTTGATCCCGGTCGCTAACAAGCCCATTCTCTTCCGGGTCATTGAGGCGATCCGTGAGGCAGGAATCACGGAGATCGGGATCGTCATCGGCGACACCGGGCCGGAAATCCGTGAAGCCGTCGGTGATGGCAGCCGCTGGGGAGCAACAATCACGTACATCCAGCAGGAGCAACCGCTTGGGTTGGCCCATGCCGTCAAAATCTCCCGGGACTTTCTGGGTGACGAGCGCTTTGTGATGTTCCTGGGCGACAACGTGATTCAGGGCGGGATACATCGCCTGATCACTGACTTTGCCCGGCATCCGGAATGGAACAGCCAGATCGTCCTGACCAGGGTGGATCATCCTGAGCAGTACGGCGTGGCCAAGCTGACGGCGGATGGCCGGGTTGAGCGCTTGATTGAAAAGCCCAAGACTCCGCCTTCCGACCTGGCGCTGGTCGGCATCTACATGTTTGACTCCCACATTTTCGAGGCAACCGAGCAGATCAGCCCATCCTGGCGCGGCGAACTGGAGATCACCGATGCGATCCAGTGGCTGGTCGATCACGGGCACACGGTCTACCCATACGTGCATCAGGGTTGGTGGATTGATACGGGACGCCCGGATGACATGCTGGAAGCGAATAGCAAGGTGCTGGAGGAACTGACGCCAGAAATTTTGGGATTCGTCGATGAGCAATCTGATGTTGACTCGCGGGTGACAGTTCAGGCGGGGGCGCAGATCATCAACAGCACCATTCGCGGCCCGGCGATCATCGGCGAAAACACGCGGATTGTGAACAGCTATGTCGGTCCCTTTACCAGCATCTACCATAATGTGGTCATTGAGAACTGCGAGATCGACCGTTCGATCATTCTGGAACACAGTGTGATGCGCGATATTGATGTGCGTGTCCAGGATAGCCTGATCGGGCGTCATGCCCTGGTGCAGCGCAGCGACTACCGCCCCAGGGCGCTTAAGCTGAACCTGGGCGATTACAGCAAGATCGGCCTGGTGTAGCGCCGGTAGCTTCAGGAGTGATAGGGTACGTAACCATGAAGAACATCCTCGTAACCGGCGGGGCGGGGTTCATCGGCAGCGCCTTTGTGCGCTACATGATCGACACCTATCCTGACTACAATGTCGTTGTTCTGGATAAACTGACCTACGCCGGCAACCTGGATAACCTGTTGCCAGTCCGGGACAATCCGCGTTACCGGTTTGAACGGGCAGACATTGCCGACCGCGCTGCCGTTGAACGCATCGTTGAGCAGCACGGGATCGATACGATTGTCAATTTCGCGGCGGAGACGCATGTCGACCGCAGCATTTTGCAGCCCGATGCTTTTATCTACACTGATGTGGTCGGTGTGTATGTGCTGCTGGAGATGGTGCGCCAGAAGGGAGTACAGCGCCTGCTGCATGTCAGTACTGATGAGGTCTACGGCGATATCCCGCAAGGATATTCGGTCGAGACTGATCCCTTTGCGCCAAACAGCCCCTATGCCGCTTCCAAGGCCGGGGCTGAACTGATGATCCGGGCTTACTTCCAGACTTACGGCCTCAACGTTGTGGTGACACGCGGGAGTAATACCTTTGGGCCATACCAGTACCCGGAAAAACTGATGTCGTTATTCATCACGGAAGCCATTGACGACCGGCCGCTGCCGCTCTACGGCGATGGCCGCCAGGTGCGAGACTGGCTCTACGTGCTGGATCATGTCACCGGCATCGACACGGTGCTGCATAAGGGCATAGCAGGCGAAGCCTACAATATCGCCGGCGAGAATGAACGGCCCAACATCGATGTAGTCCGGGCGCTGCTGAAGGAACTGGGTAAGCCGGAAAGCCTGATCCGCCATGTTGCCGACCGCCCCGGTCATGATCGCCGCTATGCGATGAACTGCGATAAGCTGCGCGCGCTGGGCTGGCGGCGTCAGCACAGCTTCAAAGAGGCACTGCGGGAAACCGTAGCTTGGTATGTCCATAACGAATGGTGGTGGCGCAAGATCAAAACCGGCGAATATCTGGAATACTATAAAGCGCAGTACGCCAGCCGCCTGGACTGAGATTGATGGTTGCCGCGCGCCGTGCTGTGGTACGGCGGCAGGTAATCTGAATGCTAAAGCGGGCTGCCCCCAAGAGGAGACAGCCCGCTTTTTGCACTGTGGACAGGACGGGGTTTAGTACATGTCCATGCCGCCGCCGGGCGTTGCCGGGGTCTTCTCGTCCTGCGGAATGTCAGTGATCAGCGCCTCAGTCGTCAGGATCATGGCGGCGATGCTGGCCGCATTCTCCAGCGCGCCACGGGTCACCTTAGCGGGATCGATGATGCCGGCCTCGATCATGTCGACATAGGCACCCTTCAGCACATCGTACCCGATGTTGGGGTTCTTCTTTTCTTCCTGGATACGGCGGACGTTTTCGATGATCACGGCACCGTCGGCGCCAGCATTGGAGGCGATGCGCTTCATCGGCTCTACCAGGGCGCGGCGCAGGATGGTGACGCCGGTGTTCTCGTCATCGAATTCCATCTTGAAGCCGTCAAGGGCCTTCATTGCGTTGATCAGGGCGACACCACCGCCGGGCACAATGCCCTCTTCCACGGCGGCGCGGGTGGCGCTCAGGGCGTCTTCAACGCGGTGCTTCTTTTCCTTCAGTTCCACCTCGGTCGCCGCACCAACGCGGATGACCGCCACACCGCCAGCGAGCTTGGCCAGACGCTCCTGCAGCTTCTCGCGGTCGTAGTCGCTGGTGCTGTTCTCGATCTCGACCTTGATTTCCTCAACACGGCCCCGGATGGCGGCCTCATCGCCGGCGCCATCGACGATCGTCGTCTCTTCCTTGGTGCTGACGACCTTACCGGCGCGGCCCAGATCGGCGATGGTCACGCTCTCAAGCTTGCGACCCATTTCCTCAGTGATGACCTGGCCACCGGTCAGGATAGCGATATCCTGCAACATGGCCTTACGACGATCGCCGAAGCCAGGAGCCTTGACCGCCAGCACGTTAAGCATGCCGCGCAGCTTGTTGAGCACCAGCGTGGCCAGAGCTTCGCCGTCGACATCTTCGGCGATGATCACCAGATCACGCTTGCCGACCTGCACCAGTTTCTCCAGCAGCGGGACGATATCCTGAGCAGCGCTAATCTTCTTGTCGTGGATGAGGATGTACGGCTCCTCAATCACGGCTTCCATCGTCTCAGGGCTGGTGACGAAGTAGGGGCTGATGTAGCCG from Anaerolineae bacterium carries:
- the trxB gene encoding thioredoxin-disulfide reductase gives rise to the protein MRKEKVIIIGSGPAGLTAALYAARANLNPLVLAGDLLGGQISLTSEVENYPGFPQGVSGAELVGLMKTQAERFGARLEYDSAVAVDFSKGSPFYLKTTMAEYEAEAVIVTVGASPRKLGVPGEAEFTGRGVSYCATCDGFFFRGKDVVVVGGGDSALEEGLFLTKFASKVTIIHRRDQLRAGATLQARAATNAKIGFIWDTVVTAIEGDGTVQRVRLHNRKTGEDSVLPTDGVFIFIGHDPNNSIFRDQLAMDQDGYVITDKQMRTSVEGVFAAGEIQDRLYRQIATSVGQGAAAAMMCERWLAERGS
- a CDS encoding CpsD/CapB family tyrosine-protein kinase, which gives rise to MATVGLIMLAEPQSAAAEAYRALRTNLLFSTVDRPANTLVITGPTPEVGKSTVAANLAITLAQGGHETILVDCDLRQPRQHELWGVDNQRGLTTMMLDPAALAQPPLQSVNVEHLSILPGGPLPPNPADLLGSRRMDEVIGVLKARAEFVLFDAPPVLAVADAAILGSKVDGVLLVVRAGQTRRDQAIRAKELLDQVHIRIVGSVLTNAPRDAAVAGYYA
- a CDS encoding glucose-1-phosphate thymidylyltransferase, yielding MKGLILSGGKGTRLYPLTYTRAKQLIPVANKPILFRVIEAIREAGITEIGIVIGDTGPEIREAVGDGSRWGATITYIQQEQPLGLAHAVKISRDFLGDERFVMFLGDNVIQGGIHRLITDFARHPEWNSQIVLTRVDHPEQYGVAKLTADGRVERLIEKPKTPPSDLALVGIYMFDSHIFEATEQISPSWRGELEITDAIQWLVDHGHTVYPYVHQGWWIDTGRPDDMLEANSKVLEELTPEILGFVDEQSDVDSRVTVQAGAQIINSTIRGPAIIGENTRIVNSYVGPFTSIYHNVVIENCEIDRSIILEHSVMRDIDVRVQDSLIGRHALVQRSDYRPRALKLNLGDYSKIGLV
- the rfbB gene encoding dTDP-glucose 4,6-dehydratase, with amino-acid sequence MKNILVTGGAGFIGSAFVRYMIDTYPDYNVVVLDKLTYAGNLDNLLPVRDNPRYRFERADIADRAAVERIVEQHGIDTIVNFAAETHVDRSILQPDAFIYTDVVGVYVLLEMVRQKGVQRLLHVSTDEVYGDIPQGYSVETDPFAPNSPYAASKAGAELMIRAYFQTYGLNVVVTRGSNTFGPYQYPEKLMSLFITEAIDDRPLPLYGDGRQVRDWLYVLDHVTGIDTVLHKGIAGEAYNIAGENERPNIDVVRALLKELGKPESLIRHVADRPGHDRRYAMNCDKLRALGWRRQHSFKEALRETVAWYVHNEWWWRKIKTGEYLEYYKAQYASRLD
- the groL gene encoding chaperonin GroEL (60 kDa chaperone family; promotes refolding of misfolded polypeptides especially under stressful conditions; forms two stacked rings of heptamers to form a barrel-shaped 14mer; ends can be capped by GroES; misfolded proteins enter the barrel where they are refolded when GroES binds), which encodes MPKQLVFREEARRGLKRGVDKLADAVVTTLGPKGRNVALDKKFGAPTVTHDGVTVAKEIELEDPFENMGAQLLKEAATKTNDIAGDGTTTATLLAQTIVNDGLKNVAAGANPMLLKRGIEAATKKVSDALRDMAIDISTKDKIAAVAAISAQNQEIGDLIAEVMDKVGNEGVITVEESKGLAFEIEYVEGMQFDRGYISPYFVTSPETMEAVIEEPYILIHDKKISAAQDIVPLLEKLVQVGKRDLVIIAEDVDGEALATLVLNKLRGMLNVLAVKAPGFGDRRKAMLQDIAILTGGQVITEEMGRKLESVTIADLGRAGKVVSTKEETTIVDGAGDEAAIRGRVEEIKVEIENSTSDYDREKLQERLAKLAGGVAVIRVGAATEVELKEKKHRVEDALSATRAAVEEGIVPGGGVALINAMKALDGFKMEFDDENTGVTILRRALVEPMKRIASNAGADGAVIIENVRRIQEEKKNPNIGYDVLKGAYVDMIEAGIIDPAKVTRGALENAASIAAMILTTEALITDIPQDEKTPATPGGGMDMY